A DNA window from Sylvia atricapilla isolate bSylAtr1 chromosome 6, bSylAtr1.pri, whole genome shotgun sequence contains the following coding sequences:
- the LOC136363159 gene encoding interferon-induced transmembrane protein 5-like: MEPRQADVSIPLQSSKWDAAAPDPRSDPQPRDYVLWSVFNVLLWCAVGGLGCLGFPGLVYSVKVRDCKVVGDLEGARRHSNRAKVANIACSVLVAVVWVIFIIITIIVLSTLRTT; encoded by the exons ATGGAGCCCAGGCAGGCGGACGTGTCCATCCCCCTGCAGTCCTCCAAATGGGACGCGGCCGCCCCCGACCCCCGGTCCGACCCGCAGCCCCGGGACTACGTGCTCTGGTCGGTGTTCaatgtgctgctgtggtgcGCGGTGGGCGGGCTGGGCTGCCTCGGCTTCCCTGGGCTCGTCTACTCCGTCAAG GTCCGTGACTGCAAGGTGGTGGGGGACCTGGAGGGTGCCCGGCGTCACAGCAACCGCGCCAAGGTGGCGAACATCGCCTGCTCCGTGCTGGTCGCCGTCGTCTGGGTGatcttcatcatcatcaccatcatcgTCTTGTCCACGCTCAGGACCACCTGA
- the LOC136363160 gene encoding interferon-induced transmembrane protein 5-like — MDTSYPREERTPSKRGSPPAAPAPRDHLIWAIFNTLYMNFCCLGFVALAFAVKARDRKVAGDVEAARHFSSKARCYNALATAGSVVLPLLLGALIVTGVIHLSKLAQESVGFFTYQFSGSDDEDQ, encoded by the exons ATGGACACCTCGTACCCGCGGGAGGAGCGGACTCCTTCCAAGCGGGGGtcgccccccgccgcccccgcgccccgcGACCACCTCATCTGGGCCATCTTCAACACCCTCTACATGAACTTCTGCTGCCTGGGCTTCGTGGCGCTCGCCTTCGCCGTCAAG GCTCGGGACAGGAAGGTGGCCGGGGACGTGGAAGCTGCTCGGCACTTCAGCTCCAAGGCACGGTGCTACAACGCCCTGGCCACAGCGGGCAGCGTGGTGCTGCCGCTCCTGCTCGGTGCCCTCATTGTCACCGGGGTCATCCACCTCTCCAAGCTGGCCCAGGAGTCCGTCGGCTTCTTCACCTACCAGTTCAGCGGGAGCGACGACGAGGACCAGTGA